In uncultured delta proteobacterium, the following proteins share a genomic window:
- the gmd gene encoding GDP-D-mannose dehydratase, NAD(P)-binding (Evidence 2a : Function of homologous gene experimentally demonstrated in an other organism; PubMedId : 10673432, 14299611, 7815923, 8759852, 9257704; Product type e : enzyme) — translation MKKALITGITGQDGAYLARFLLDKGYEVHGIKRRSSLFNTQRVDGIYQGVHVKDKRFFLHYGDLTDSTNIIRLVQKIQPDEIYNLGAQSHVQVSFEAPEYTADVDALGTLRVLEAVRLLGLEKKTRVYQASTSELYGLVQEVPQKETTPFYPRSPYACAKLYGYWITVNYREAYNMYACNGILFNHESPMRGETFVTRKVTRALPRIVLGMDDCLYMGNVNALRDWGHARDYVRMMWLMLQQDKPEDFVIATGEQHSVREFIEETAKNLGLTLGWEGQGVNEVGKVASFDKSVLVALLRQQMQGEASATKDAFIEETLKTIVSNPLLKPGSVIVRIDPRYFRPTEVETLLGDAAKAKAKLGWEPEVRFAELVKEMVEEDFAAAQRDSLCLQAGFDVHEVRE, via the coding sequence ATGAAAAAAGCTTTGATCACGGGCATCACCGGGCAGGACGGCGCGTATCTTGCCCGGTTTCTGTTAGACAAAGGCTATGAGGTCCACGGCATCAAGCGCCGTTCCTCCCTGTTCAACACCCAGCGCGTGGACGGCATCTACCAGGGCGTGCACGTCAAGGATAAGCGCTTCTTCCTGCACTACGGCGACCTGACCGACAGCACCAACATCATCCGCCTGGTCCAGAAAATCCAGCCCGACGAAATTTACAACCTCGGCGCGCAGAGCCACGTGCAGGTTTCCTTTGAAGCGCCGGAATACACCGCCGACGTTGACGCTCTCGGCACCCTGCGGGTGCTGGAAGCCGTCCGCCTCCTGGGGCTGGAAAAGAAAACCCGCGTCTACCAAGCGTCCACCTCCGAGTTGTACGGTCTTGTCCAGGAAGTGCCGCAGAAGGAAACCACGCCGTTTTATCCCCGCTCTCCCTACGCCTGCGCCAAACTGTACGGCTATTGGATAACTGTTAATTATCGTGAAGCCTATAACATGTATGCCTGCAACGGCATCCTCTTCAACCACGAATCGCCCATGCGCGGCGAAACCTTCGTTACCCGCAAGGTCACGCGCGCGCTGCCGCGCATCGTGCTCGGCATGGACGACTGCCTGTACATGGGCAACGTCAACGCCCTGCGCGACTGGGGCCACGCCCGCGACTACGTGCGCATGATGTGGCTGATGCTCCAGCAGGACAAGCCCGAGGACTTCGTTATCGCCACGGGTGAGCAGCATTCCGTGCGGGAGTTCATCGAAGAGACCGCCAAGAACCTCGGCCTGACCCTGGGCTGGGAAGGGCAGGGCGTTAACGAAGTCGGCAAGGTGGCGTCCTTTGACAAAAGCGTGCTGGTTGCCTTGTTGCGACAGCAAATGCAAGGCGAGGCGTCCGCCACTAAAGACGCTTTCATTGAAGAGACGCTGAAGACCATCGTTTCTAACCCACTCCTGAAACCGGGTAGCGTGATCGTACGCATCGACCCGCGCTATTTCCGCCCCACGGAAGTGGAAACCCTGCTTGGCGATGCCGCCAAAGCCAAAGCCAAGCTCGGCTGGGAGCCGGAAGTCCGGTTCGCGGAACTGGTCAAGGAAATGGTGGAGGAAGATTTCGCCGCCGCCCAGCGGGACAGCCTGTGCTTGCAGGCCGGCTTCGACGTGCACGAGGTGCGGGAATGA